ACCGGCTTTCCAGATCCGATCCAGTGCATTAATGGCGACACGAATAATGTCCCGGGTATCGTTGGAAGGCGTCGTCAGACGGCCGCTAGCTTGAGGACCGTAGAACGCTTCATTTGCGGCATGTGGGCTGGTGCGCATAAATACGCTGATAACGCAGCAGTATTGCCTCTCTGCCCTGAGTTTCTCCGCCGCGCGTTCGGCATAGGCGCAAACAGCCTGATGCATATCACTATATTGAGTGATGCGCTGACCAAATGAACGGCTACAGATGATCTGCTGTTTGGTCGGCGCAAACTCATCGAACTCCAGACAGGATTCGCCGCGAAGCTCACGAACGGTGCGTTCCAGTACCACATTGAAGTGTTTACGGATCACCCAGAGAGAGCAGTCGGCAAGTTGCAGCGCGGTTTTCATCCCCATCAGCTCAAGTTTTTTACTGATGCGGCGGCCCACGCCCCAGATTTCATGCACCGGCATCAGAGAAAGTAGTTTACGCTGGCGATTGCTATCAGACAGATCGACTACGCCTCCGGTTTTTCGCCACGTTTTTGCCGCCAAGTTGGCCAGTTTCGCGAGCGTTTTTGTCGGTGCGATGCCGACGCCGACGGTTAGCCCCGTATTCTTCAATACCTGACTGCGTATTTGACGGCCAAACGTATCAAGCGGAATGCAGTTGGATACGCCAGACATATCAATAAAAGCCTCATCAATGGAATAAACTTCAACAGAGGGGGCTATCTCCATCAGGGTCAACATTACGCGGTGGCTGAGATCGGCATAAAGCGCATAATTTGAACTAAAAACAGCCACCTGATGACGACGCAAATCATCTTTAATTTTGAAGTAAGGCGCCCCCATTTTTATGCCCAGCGCCTTCGCTTCCGCCGATCGCGAAATAATGCATCCGTCGTTATTTGATACGACTACAACGGGTTTTCCCTGAAGGTCTGGCCGAAAAACAGTCTCACAGGAGGTATAGAAACTGTTTACATCAACCAGCGCGAACATGTCTGTTTGCTTTTAAGGTGAATGTCACAACGCCGAATATCTGCAATTCTTCCTCAGCCTGGAAAACGATAGGAGCATAATTGGCGTTATGCGGTATTAGCTGGAGAACGGGTCGGGTTCGTAGTTCTTTCACGGTAAATTCGCCAGCGACCGCAGCAACCACGATATCACCATGTTCTGCGGTCAATGAGCGATCGACCACCAGTAAGTCGCCATCGCCGATACCCGCGCCAATCATTGAATCGCCACTGACTCTGACAAAGTAGGTGGCGCTTGGATGTTTAACGACCAGTTTGTTCAAATCAAGACTATCTTCGACATAGTCCTGAGCCGGACTGGGAAAACCGCATGAAACGCGTTCTAAAAATAGAGGTAACTTAATGATCTGGTTTTGTTTATATGAATAGAGACTGGTCATAATTACTCACACATGGAACTGTATTTACATACAGTTTATTTTGATAACACACTTTGTGGTTCTAACCCCACCCCCGGCCCTCCCCTTCACAAGGGAGGGAGAAAACCCCACTTTTTAATGAGTTAGCGCCTCTCTCTGACAAGGGGGAGGCCGGGAGAGAGGTCATTAATGACAATGTTTCAAAAATGACAAGGTTTCGAACTTTGCCATCATCATTACTGTATTTATATACAGTATTCTATATTCAATGAATAGATCAAGCCTCTTGTGACAAGATAAGTTCAGTTGAGTTAACTTACGATGCCTGCATGCGCGCCGACCCCAACGAGCCGCCGATACGCTAAGGAAACGAACGCCCGACCCGCCGCAAATGATTTAACCAGCCAATGGCTGGCCTGCGGCCCACCAGGTTTTGGGCATTTTGCCTTGCAATGAATGAGCAAGAAATTAACTCTTATCCAAAATTTATCATTTAAATTCCACATCCCCATAAATTATCATTTCCATATATCTATAGAATCTTAAGAAGTACTAAGCGTTTCGTGATTAAATACTGAAACTAACAGGATTAACATCATAAAAAAATTTATGACAATGGAGTTGTCCACCTATGCGTTTTAAAATAAGGAAGGGATTTTTATGATATATTCATTTGTTGCGCGACAGCCTATTTTTGATCGAAATCTGAATACCGTGGCTTATGAACTGCTTTTCAGAAACGGGCTTAATAATACTTTTCCTTCCGTTTCAGACGAATATGCCACAACGCAAATGATTTCAGATCAGTTTCTATGCACACCGCACTCCCGCCTCGTTGGTAATTATTCTTCTTTTATTAACTTCCCCTACCAAATGATCATCCAAGGCTTGGCGGATGCGCTTCCCCGCGAGGAAGTCGTTATTGAAATACTCGAAAATGCCGAACCTGATGATCTTTTGTTAACATCAATACGACAGTTACATGACGACGGATTCCGCATTGCTCTTGATGATTTTTCTTTAAGCCCCGCATGGGATAGATTTATTCCCTATATTAATCTGATAAAGTTTGATGTCAGAATCAAATCGTTCAGTGAAATAGATAATTATATAAAGTCCCACAAACAAAAACTTCAGCACATTACATTCCTCGCAGAAAAAATCGAAACCTACGTTGAGTTTGAAAAATATAAAAAACAGGGATTCGAACTATTTCAAGGATATTTTTACAGCAAGCCAGAGCTAATACAAAACCGACGACTCTCACTCAATGAAGTTTCAGCATTTCAACTCATGCTTGAGGTAAATACCGAAGAGCCAGACTTTAATAAAATAGAAATAATCATTAAGCGCAATCTATCACTTTCTTATAAAATCATGCGTTATGCCAAAAACTTTTTATATAAAGCAGTCGGCATTCATAACATTAACCGGCTATCTCTCAAAGAAATTGCCATGTATCTTGGTAAAAATGAACTGCGCCGGTTTGTTTCCGTTGCCTGCCTGGCGAGTAAGGATAATATAAAAACGCCGGAGTTGTATCATACCAGCCTGGTCAGAGGGCGATTCTGTGAGCTTATCGCTGAACACTTTAACCTGCATTCGCACTCTCAGGACGCTTTTCTTTGCGGCCTCTTCTCCTTACTTGACGTCATTCTTGATATCCCTCTGGATGAACTTTTTAAACAGGTCACGATATCTGAAACTGTGATAGATACATTACTTCAACATGAAGGGGCGCTCTACCCGTTCTTAAATCTAGCGCAATTATACGAGCAACAACGATGGGATGATGCCAACATCGTTATCGCGCATCTAAATATTTCCGAAGATATCGTGATTAAAATGATGGGTGATGCCATCCAATGGACCGATGAATTTCAGCTATAACGATATAACGGCACCGGTTAAAATAATCAGGCGGGTATACGACACTGTTTCGAGGTAACGTTGGATACGCCGGGCAGCGATTTTCAACGCGCCGTCTGGCGTGAGCTGCAATCCGTTGCATACGGCCGTAGCGCAAGTTATCAGGGCATCGCCGAACGAGTTCACCGTCAAGACAACCGCTCCCCAAATCAACACCGGGCGGATAACGATGCCCCGCCTATTTATGCTGCCGGAAGATCCATTCGCGGATGGGTTCGATGCTATAGGCGATGCGCCAGGTATTCCGGTGTCCGCTGGCTCCCGCGCTCGACTGATTCGCCGGGACGACGGTGCCTTTGCGGAAGGTCACGTAATTGATGGGACTATTCTCGGCCGCGATCTTTTCAAAAGCGCTGCGGAATTGTTCCGGCGTCCAGGCGCCGTCCCAGACGGCGCGGCTGACCTTCGCCCCTTCCTTTTCCAGAACCGCGGTAATGGCGTTTTGCCCCGGATAGGCTTTGTCGTCATCTTGCGATACCAGAATCCAAAGTTTCTGTGTGGCGAGCGGTTTCACCCGTTCGGGAGCCCATTGACCGGCGACCAGGAAAGAGGCCGCAAAAAATGTTGGATACTTGATATCCATCGCGATCGACATCATACAGCCGCCCGACTGGCCGGTGGTGTAGAGCCGGTTGCGATCGATGCGGTATTGCTCGGCGAGCGCATTGATCAGGTCGATGGTGGTATCCAGCATATCGGAGGTTTTCGAATCGTCATCGGCGATGATTTCGGCATACTGCGGCGCCAAAACGAAACAAGGCCGCTGAGCCTGATCTTCGGGGCTTGCCCAAGACACCGCGCCCAATCCCTGATACAGCGTAGTACGCGGGACGTCGCTGGTTGCGCCGGCATCGTGCATAAACAACACCAGCGGATAGGCGGTGTTTGCATCATAGTTTTTCGGCACGAACAGGTTATAGCGCAGCGTCTTGCCCGTTTTCGCATCGTGAAACTCCAGTTGCTGGAAATCGTCGACGATCGGATTTTCGACCTGGGTTGTCGCCATCGCGTGATGACTCGCGGGAATGACATCGCCGTTGGTCATCGCAACGGGGGCGGACTGAACGACGCTGGCGGCGGCGGTCTTATAGATCGTGTCGTAAACCGGTATATCCCCGGCATTTCCAGGTCCGCCGCCTTTTTTCCCAGGGCTATTCCCGTCAGCGGGAGAAGAAGGCGCCTGCCCTGTGCTTGGCGATTGTACTTTCTCGGCGAGCGCAGCATTTTCATCCTCCGGCGATAGGGTAATGATGGCGAAACGCCCTTCCGCCGCGCGGTCAGCAGGATTGGCCGATGTGCTGGCGAATACGCCGGTGACCGTCCGCCCTTCAACGCGGAAACTCGCCGCAGACAATTCCGCGCCGTTGATGGCGGCGTCGTACTCCACGGCGACCCCCGTCAATCGAATGCCATCGCCAAAGACCTGGGTGATGGCGGTTGCCCCCGTTGCATTGCGGGTGCTGCCTTTGGCAAAAACAGGGACATTGATCGCAATCAGTGCTCCGGTACATACGCCCATGATCAGGAATTCCCGACGTGATGGCATCTTCATTCTCCTCGGTTATGGCTATCTTTCATTCGTTTCAGTTTATCAACGATAGCGGTCGCCGCCACTTCGGCCGCGCCTTTGGCGTACGGCGAGTTACGCGCTTCGTAGGTGAAGCGGTCGTAACTTTGCGCGTCGGGCATATATTTGGCCGCGCCATCGACCATCGTCGCCACCATGATTTGCGGATACGGCGATCCACGGCGGATTTGCGCGCCGATGCTGGCGGACAGCTCCGGTTGCATGCCAACCAAAACCATGCCGCCGATACTCATCAGTATCACGGGAAGCGTGCGTTGCGCGCCGATCTTATAGTTAAAAGCGGTCACGGGACCGACCGGCTTATCTTCCGGCGTAAAGCTCTGTGAATCCACCGCAATACTCTCGCGCCGCATTTCCAGCTCGCCGCCGGGTTGCGTTACGATGTGCTGGGCGACGCGCACGACGTCGGCGCCAAGCCGTTCACCCAGCAGATCCAGCAGCATGAATCCCGCCTCGTGCAGATCGGTCTGACCGACGCTGCCGTCCTTGTTGACGACATGCCGGTTCGCCTGAAGATAGGGAGCCTGGTCGCCTGCCGCGCCGACGAGAAACAGCGCTACCGCGCCTGAACCATAATGCGTTTCGACATGACGCGCGGCCGCCCCGGCGAGATCGGCGGAAATCAACCGGCCGCCCGCCGAGCGCTGCGATCCGTCCATAACCGAAGACTGCACCGCAAAGTTCATCAGGATCGCCAACGGCTTGCCGTCGAGGCCATCAATACGCAATACGCCGAGAAAAGGATCGGCGAACCCGGCATCATTG
This window of the Brenneria goodwinii genome carries:
- a CDS encoding peptidase, with translation MPSRREFLIMGVCTGALIAINVPVFAKGSTRNATGATAITQVFGDGIRLTGVAVEYDAAINGAELSAASFRVEGRTVTGVFASTSANPADRAAEGRFAIITLSPEDENAALAEKVQSPSTGQAPSSPADGNSPGKKGGGPGNAGDIPVYDTIYKTAAASVVQSAPVAMTNGDVIPASHHAMATTQVENPIVDDFQQLEFHDAKTGKTLRYNLFVPKNYDANTAYPLVLFMHDAGATSDVPRTTLYQGLGAVSWASPEDQAQRPCFVLAPQYAEIIADDDSKTSDMLDTTIDLINALAEQYRIDRNRLYTTGQSGGCMMSIAMDIKYPTFFAASFLVAGQWAPERVKPLATQKLWILVSQDDDKAYPGQNAITAVLEKEGAKVSRAVWDGAWTPEQFRSAFEKIAAENSPINYVTFRKGTVVPANQSSAGASGHRNTWRIAYSIEPIREWIFRQHK
- the umuD gene encoding translesion error-prone DNA polymerase V autoproteolytic subunit, which translates into the protein MTSLYSYKQNQIIKLPLFLERVSCGFPSPAQDYVEDSLDLNKLVVKHPSATYFVRVSGDSMIGAGIGDGDLLVVDRSLTAEHGDIVVAAVAGEFTVKELRTRPVLQLIPHNANYAPIVFQAEEELQIFGVVTFTLKANRHVRAG
- the umuC gene encoding translesion error-prone DNA polymerase V subunit UmuC; protein product: MFALVDVNSFYTSCETVFRPDLQGKPVVVVSNNDGCIISRSAEAKALGIKMGAPYFKIKDDLRRHQVAVFSSNYALYADLSHRVMLTLMEIAPSVEVYSIDEAFIDMSGVSNCIPLDTFGRQIRSQVLKNTGLTVGVGIAPTKTLAKLANLAAKTWRKTGGVVDLSDSNRQRKLLSLMPVHEIWGVGRRISKKLELMGMKTALQLADCSLWVIRKHFNVVLERTVRELRGESCLEFDEFAPTKQQIICSRSFGQRITQYSDMHQAVCAYAERAAEKLRAERQYCCVISVFMRTSPHAANEAFYGPQASGRLTTPSNDTRDIIRVAINALDRIWKAGFRYMKAGVMLSDFFSQGVAQLNLFDEYKPQPNSNALMQVIDRINHSGRGAIWFAGQGIQKNWAMKREMLSPGYTTRYSDLPIVK
- a CDS encoding EAL and HDOD domain-containing protein — its product is MIYSFVARQPIFDRNLNTVAYELLFRNGLNNTFPSVSDEYATTQMISDQFLCTPHSRLVGNYSSFINFPYQMIIQGLADALPREEVVIEILENAEPDDLLLTSIRQLHDDGFRIALDDFSLSPAWDRFIPYINLIKFDVRIKSFSEIDNYIKSHKQKLQHITFLAEKIETYVEFEKYKKQGFELFQGYFYSKPELIQNRRLSLNEVSAFQLMLEVNTEEPDFNKIEIIIKRNLSLSYKIMRYAKNFLYKAVGIHNINRLSLKEIAMYLGKNELRRFVSVACLASKDNIKTPELYHTSLVRGRFCELIAEHFNLHSHSQDAFLCGLFSLLDVILDIPLDELFKQVTISETVIDTLLQHEGALYPFLNLAQLYEQQRWDDANIVIAHLNISEDIVIKMMGDAIQWTDEFQL